CGAGGTCATCGCCATAGAGTGCGTTCAGATGCCGCTCGGCGATCGCCATGCCGACCGAGGTCGCGAGTCCCTGCCCGAGCGGCCCGGTGGTCGTTTCAACGCCGGCAAGCTCGAAATTCTCGGGATGCCCCGCGCAAGGGCTGTGGAGCTGACGGAAATTGCGGATGTCGCCGATGGTCGGGCGCGCATAGCCGGCGAGATGCAGCGTCGCATAGGCAAGCATCGAGCCGTGCCCGGCCGACAGAACGAATCGGTCGCGGTCGGCCCATTTGGGGTCGGCCGGATCGAACTTCAGATAGTCCGAATAAAGGACGGTGGCGACGTCGGCCATGCCCATCGGCATCCCCGGATGACCGCTGTTTGCGGCCTGTACGGCATCCATCGCAAGCGCGCGGATTGCGTTGGCGAGCTGACGTTCGGACAGTGTCATTGGTCCCCCGGAAAATGGCTGGGCTGGCACCGGACGCTACGTCCGGTTTGATGCGGACAGCCCTTTGCGGCGGCGGGGGCAGGAGTCAACCGCCCGTGACGGAAAATCGGCGCATTTTCGACCGACAGGGCAATTGCACGGCCTCCCCGGCACTGCTAACCCTTCGTCATGGAACTCGATCTCGACGAATCCAGCCTGGCCATCGGCCGTATCGAACGCGCATTGAGCCGGATCGAAAAGGCGCTCGCCGACCGAGCGAACCGGCCCGAATCGGCCGCTGCCGCACCGTCCGCCGACCAATCGGCGCTGAAGGCCGAGGTCGCCGCCGTCATCGGCGAGCTCGACCGGCTGATCGCGGAGGCCGACCGTGGCTGACGTCAAACTCACGATCGCGGGACGCCCCTACGACCTCCATTGCGAGGACGGGCAGGAATCGCAGCTTCTTCAGCTTGCCGCCGTCGTCGACGAAAAAGCGCGCGCGATGCCGGGTGGGACGGAGGTTCGCCAGCTCCTTTTCGCGGCGCTGATGCTGGCCGACGATGCACAGGATGCGAAGGGCAAGATCGAAAAGTCCGAACCGCAGTCCGATTCGCTTCGTGCCGCGGTGGCGCTCGCCGAAAGCCGCGAAGCGGCTGCGCGTGAGGAACTTCGCGCGGCGGTTGCGCGCGAGCAGGCGGCGTTCAAGGAGCTGGAAGCAGCGCGGCAGACTGTCCCGGCCGCGCCGGCGCCGACCAACCCGTCGAACAACCGGGCATTGCTCCAAATCGCCGACCGGATCGAAGCGCTGGCCGCGAAAGTCGAGCAACTCCCCTAAGCGCGCGCGCCGCGCGCTCAAGCCAAACCCCTTGAGCAAGCGGGCCCGCGCTCCTACATAGGGGGCGGCGGGCACTGCCCGGCACGAGCTTTTGCGAAAATCCCTGAGGCGATACATCATCCTAGGGGGCTGTCCCTGCCCGGACCCTGGTCCGACGTACATGGTCCCCACCTGACGTTACTGGCGTCAGAGGACTTTCCAGCAAACGACCTCGGCGGTCCCGCCAACCACCCAGCAAGTCCCAGAGGAGGCGATGACCGACTTGTCCGCCAATCTGGTCCAGCAAAAACAGAAACTGCGCGAAAAGCTGCGTTTTCGCCGCAAGCATTTCGCGGCGAATCTCGACGGGATGGCGCAGCTCGCGGCGTTTCGCGCGCTGCCCGCGCCGCTGTCCGATCTTCTCGCCGATCACGCCGTCGTTGGCGCCTATGCCGCGTCGGGCGACGAGCCCGATATCATGCCGATATTCGCCAGCGTGGCGGAAGCGGGCGCGCTCGCCCTGCCCCACCATGCCGGGCGGATCGCCGAAATGACCTTTCGCCTTTGGCAACCCAATGAGCCGCTGATGAAGGGGCCTTGGGGCACGCGCCAGCCTGCGGACGACGCTTCTTTGGCCACACCCGACCTCATCTTCTGTCCGCTCGTCGGGTTTGATCGCCAGGGCGGCCGGATCGGCCAGGGTGGCGGGCATTATGACCGCTATTTCGCCGCGCATCCCGATGCCTTGCGGATCGGAATCGGCTGGTCTGTGCAGGAAATCGACGCCACCCCGCGCGAATCGACCGACATCGCGCTCGACGCGATCCTGACCGAACAAGAATTCATCCTTTGTGGAGACCGTTTGTGAGCCAAATACCACCCGGGCCCCAGCCGAGCTGGCGCAAGCCCGCGGGCATGTTCCTGATCCTCGCACTGATCGCGGGGTGGACGGGGATCGTCGTCAGCCTGTCGCCTTGGGTCGGTACATGGCCGGTGCTGGTGCAGGCAGTCTTCTACCTCACCGCAGGGATCGTCTGGATCCTGCCGCTGAAGCCGCTGCTGCGCTGGATGGAATTGGGGAAATGGCGCGACTGAAACGTCGCGCCATTTTTCCCTATTTCCTATGATGGAATGGTCCCAAGACGCGGTGGCCATTCCGTCCGAAAATGGAAGGAATGGCGCGAGTGACGGGGCTCGAACCCGCGACCTCCGGCGTGACAGGCCGGCACTCTAACCAACTGAGCTACACCCGCGTGTGCTTGGGAGCCGCGCCAATATGGCCCTCGCCCCGACCTGTCAACCGTCGCTTTCGTCATGCGTGCGATTTAATCGATCGCGCACATCGTCGGTCGTCGTCAAAGTGCCATGTTCGAACAGGAAACCCGCCAAATCGGGGGTCCCCGTCGATGCGAGCACCGTCTGCAGGATCAGCAGCAACGGCACCGCCAGCAACGCACCCGGCGTGCCCCACACCCATCCCCAGAAGCTGAGCGACACGAGAATCAGCAGCGGGTTGATCGTCAGCCGCTTGCCGAGCACCAGCGGGGTGATCAGATTCGCCTCGACCAGATGAACGCCGATGAAGATCAGCGCGGGCAATAGCGCGAGCCCGACGGCGTCGAAGGTCATCAACCCGCCAAGCCCGAGCAGCACCGCGGCGACGATCGGCCCCAGATAAGGCACGAAATTGCAGATGCTGACGATCCCGCCCCACATGAAGGGCGACGGCATCCCCAGCGCCCAGAGTAGCAGGGAAACGGTTAGCCCCAGAATCGCGTTGATCATCGTGATCGTCGCCAGATAGTCGGCGGTGGCATCGACGACATTCTGGATCACCCGCGCCGTCTGCATCGCGCCATCGAAGCTGCCGCGCCTGCGAATCGTGCCTTTGCGCAGCCGCGTCCAGCCCGACAGGAAGAAGAAGATCACGAGCACCGCGAAAAAGAGCTGGATCGCGGCCGAGGGCGCCGACGAAATGAAATAGTCGACGACCGACGTCGGCGCCGTCGCGGCCACCGCCTGCGCCGTCGCTTCGGTCCCGCTGGCGACCGACATCAGCGTGCGATCGACGAAGCGTTGCAGCGTCGAATAGAAATCGATCAGCGGTGCCAGATTGCTCTGAATGCGCGGGATCGATTCAGGAATGCGCGCAAACCAGCCGGTGGCGGGTACGACGATGATCGCGAGCGCCGCGTTGATAATCGCCAGAAAGACAGCAAGCGCGAAGAAAGCCGCGAGCGCCGACGGCAGGCCGCGCCGTTCGAGCCATTCGAGCAGCGGGACGAGCGCGATCGCGATGACGATCGCGGCGGTCAGCGGCAGGAAGAATTCGGCGCCCGCCTGCAATGCGAAAGGCAGCCCGAGACAAAAGCTGGCGCCAAAAAGGAGCGCGAGCGCGGCGAGCAGCCGGTCGCGGCGGAAATCGTCGATCTCGATCTGGTGCAGCGGATTGATGCGCGGCGGACGCCCATCCTTGCTGCCCCGGTCCTCCGCCACCCCTGCTCTCCTCATTATTTGCCTCATCTTACGCGCGCTTGGCGTGTCGCGCCAGTCGCCCCATTTTGCGACGAACCAGCCCCCTTCCCTGTCCCCATTTGGAGCAAAATGCGTCTTTCTACCTGCTTTTTAACCAGAAATTACCCTTTATCGGCGACTGAAGGCTCCAAGGACCAACCTATTCGGAGTCAAAGTGATGATGATAGCGCCTGTGGGGGGCGCGAAGCATCGGCTTCTTCCCTCTTGTTCACTCATTGCCTTGCTGGCAGCGCTCGCGTTGCCGGTGCAGGCCGAGGCCGCCGGCACACGCGCCGGCTCCACCATCAGCAATACCGCGAGCGCGAGCTTCGATACGGGGGGCGGCACGACGACGGTCGATTCGAACCGCGTCGACCTGCTCGTCGACGAACTGCTCGACGTCACGGTCGATTCGAGCAATCCCGCCGACGTTCCGACGACGCCGGGCGCGACGGGGCAACTGCTGACCTTTTCGGTCACCAACAATGGCAACGGCCTCGAAGCGTTCGGACTGACGACGATCGCGAACGCCGGCGGCGACAATTACGACCCTGCCGTCACGCAAATCTATCTCGATAACGGCGACGGCCTTTTCGACGCCAGCACCGACACACTCTATACGCCGGGCGCGAATGATCCGTCGCTGGGTCCCGACCAGAGCATCACCGTCTTCGTCCTCGCGACGACGCCGGGCACCGTGGTCGACGGCAATCGCGGCATCGTCAGCCTGGTTGCCGCGGCGAAGACGGGCACCGGCGACCCCGGGGACAGCTTTGCCGGCCAGGGCGAAGGCGGCGGCAACGCCGTGGTCGGCTCGACCGGCGCCGACGGGCAGGATGCGGGCGCATTCATCGTGTCGGCCGCGACCGTCACATTGGTCAAATCGGCAGTCGTGACCAATTCGCTCGGCACGACCGACCCGGTCCCGGGCGCGACGATCACCTATACGATCGTCGCCACGGTCGCGGGCAGCGGTTCGGTCAGCGGGCTTGCGATCACCGACAATATACCCGCGGACACCAGCTATGTGACCGGCTCGATCACCCTCGGCGGCAGCGGGCTGTCCGACGCGGCCGACGCCG
This window of the Sphingopyxis sp. CCNWLW2 genome carries:
- a CDS encoding cell division protein ZapA; this encodes MADVKLTIAGRPYDLHCEDGQESQLLQLAAVVDEKARAMPGGTEVRQLLFAALMLADDAQDAKGKIEKSEPQSDSLRAAVALAESREAAAREELRAAVAREQAAFKELEAARQTVPAAPAPTNPSNNRALLQIADRIEALAAKVEQLP
- a CDS encoding 5-formyltetrahydrofolate cyclo-ligase encodes the protein MTDLSANLVQQKQKLREKLRFRRKHFAANLDGMAQLAAFRALPAPLSDLLADHAVVGAYAASGDEPDIMPIFASVAEAGALALPHHAGRIAEMTFRLWQPNEPLMKGPWGTRQPADDASLATPDLIFCPLVGFDRQGGRIGQGGGHYDRYFAAHPDALRIGIGWSVQEIDATPRESTDIALDAILTEQEFILCGDRL
- a CDS encoding DUF2842 domain-containing protein; this translates as MSQIPPGPQPSWRKPAGMFLILALIAGWTGIVVSLSPWVGTWPVLVQAVFYLTAGIVWILPLKPLLRWMELGKWRD
- a CDS encoding AI-2E family transporter, yielding MRRAGVAEDRGSKDGRPPRINPLHQIEIDDFRRDRLLAALALLFGASFCLGLPFALQAGAEFFLPLTAAIVIAIALVPLLEWLERRGLPSALAAFFALAVFLAIINAALAIIVVPATGWFARIPESIPRIQSNLAPLIDFYSTLQRFVDRTLMSVASGTEATAQAVAATAPTSVVDYFISSAPSAAIQLFFAVLVIFFFLSGWTRLRKGTIRRRGSFDGAMQTARVIQNVVDATADYLATITMINAILGLTVSLLLWALGMPSPFMWGGIVSICNFVPYLGPIVAAVLLGLGGLMTFDAVGLALLPALIFIGVHLVEANLITPLVLGKRLTINPLLILVSLSFWGWVWGTPGALLAVPLLLILQTVLASTGTPDLAGFLFEHGTLTTTDDVRDRLNRTHDESDG